Proteins co-encoded in one Malus sylvestris chromosome 7, drMalSylv7.2, whole genome shotgun sequence genomic window:
- the LOC126628684 gene encoding 30S ribosomal protein 2, chloroplastic-like, translated as MATISSIFSPPNLLHQSTKPIKTSPKLPLQILKPTQFQGYHKLTSSYLTLTPRHSQRLFAVAEEVAADPASKAARRVYIGNIPRTVDNAELTKIVEEHGAVEKAEVMYDKYSGRSRRFAFATMTTVEDANAVVEKLNGTEIGGREVKVNITEKPLLQADSSLVQAEESQFIDSPHKVYVGNLAKEVTTDTLKTLFSDKGKVLSAKVSRVPGTSKSSGFGFVSFSSEEDVEAAISSFNNTLFEGQRIRVNKA; from the exons ATGGCTACAATCTCATCCATATTCTCACCACCCAATCTCCTTCACCAATCCACAAAACCCATCAAAACCTCACCAAAACTGCCCCTCCAAATCCTCAAACCGACCCAATTTCAGGGCTATCACAAACTCACTTCCTCCTATCTGACGCTGACCCCCAGACACTCACAGAGGCTCTTCGCTGTCGCCGAGGAAGTCGCAGCAGACCCAGCTTCGAAGGCGGCCAGGAGAGTCTACATTGGTAACATTCCCAGGACTGTGGATAATGCTGAGCTTACCAAAATTGTTGAGGAACATGGAGCTGTCGAGAAGGCTGAG GTGATGTATGATAAGTACTCTGGAAGAAGTCGCCGGTTTGCATTTGCTACAATGACGACCGTTGAAGATGCAAATGCTGTGGTTGAGAAACTGAATGGAACT GAGATTGGAGGACGTGAAGTCAAAGTAAACATAACTGAAAAACCCCTGCTACAAGCGGACTCATCACTAGTTCAGGCAGAAGAGTCTCAATTCATTGACAGCCCCCACAAAGTTTATGTTGGAAATCTTGCAAAGGAAGTAACTACGGATACACTCAAAACCCTTTTCTCTGACAAGGGAAAAGTTCTTAGTGCAAAGGTTTCCCGGGTTCCAGGGACCTCAAAATCtagtggatttgggtttgtttCTTTCTCCTCGGAGGAGGATGTAGAAGCTGCAATCTCATCTTTCAACAATACT TTGTTCGAAGGGCAAAGAATTCGTGTAAACAAGGCATAG
- the LOC126628685 gene encoding 60S ribosomal protein L6-1-like: MAPKQRTPKVTRNPDLIRGIGKYSRSKMYHKRGLWAIKAKNGGVFPCHDKKPAADTPAVKPPKFYAADDVKKPLVNKRKPKPTKLRASITPGTVLILLAGRFKGKRVVFLKQLSSGLLLVTGPFKINGVPLRRVNQSYVIGTSTKIDICGVNVDKFDDKYFAKEVRAKKKKGEGEFFEAEKEDKNVLPQEKKEDQKAVDTPLINSIEKIADLKTYLAARFSLKQGMKPHELVF, from the exons ATGGCGCCTAAGCAGAGGACTCCAAAGGTCACCAGAAACCCGGATCTCATCCGAGGGATTGGGAAATACTCGAGGTCCAAGATGTACCACAAACGAGGCCTTTGGGCTATCAAGGCCAAGAACGGCGGCGTTTTTCCCTGCCACGACAAGAAGCCCGCCGCCGACACCCCGGCTGTCAAACCCCCCAAGTTTTACGCCGCCGACGATGTCAAGAAGCCTCTTGTGAACAAGCGCAAGCCCAAGCCCACAAAGCTCAG GGCCAGCATTACACCTGGTACTGTGTTGATTCTTCTTGCCGGGAGGTTCAAGGGGAAGAGGGTTGTGTTTCTGAAGCAGCTTTCTTCTGGCTTGCTTTTGGTCACTG GACCATTCAAGATTAACGGAGTTCCTCTAAGACGTGTGAACCAATCTTACGTTATTGGAACTTCAACTAAGATTGACATCTGCGGGGTTAATGTTGATAAGTTTGATGACAAGTATTTTGCAAAGGAAGTCCGGgcgaaaaagaagaagggagaaGGCGAATTCTTTGAAGCAGAGAAGGAG GATAAAAATGTACTGCCCCAGGAGAAAAAAGAAGACCAGAAGGCTGTTGATACACCCTTAATTAACTCCATAGAGAAAATTGCAGATTTGAAGACTTATTTGGCCGCGAGGTTTTCTCTCAAGCAAGGCATGAAGCCTCATGAGCTTGTTTTCTAG
- the LOC126628676 gene encoding FT-interacting protein 1-like, translated as MKLVVEVVDAHGLMPKDGEGSASPFVEVDFVNKLSRTKTIPKNLNPIWNQKLFFDIDQTRNFHHQTIEVSVFNERRSPIPGRNFLGRVRIPCSNIVQKSEEAYQRFPLENKWFFSAVKGEIGLKVYISLESEPKAPPYSPPQLLEASPSKSQPQPPENPTSSPSAPPNTENTKSNRKVLAAIPKEKEFKQKQAEVRSTETSHHIHKHQVLQQPGISVATQPQGFPPTMQPAHSEAHHIHNQQGDDELKDTSPQLGERWPNGGAYGGRGWMSGGERFTSTYDLVEQMFYLYVRVVKAKDLPPSSITGSCDPYVEVKLGNYKGRTKHFERKMNPEWNQVFAFSKDRIQSSVVEVFIKDKEMIGRDDYLGRVVFDLNEVPTRVPPDSPLAPQWYRLEHRRGEGMVRGEIMLAVWMGTQADEAFPDAWHSDAAGVYGEGVFNIRSKVYVSPKLWYLRVNVIEAQDVLPNDRSRLPEVFVKAQVGNQVLRTKICPSRTANPLWNEDLVFVAAEPFEEQLVVTVEDRVHPSKDEVLGKISMPIDAFEKRLDHRPVLSRWFNLEKYGFGVLEPDRRKELKFSSRIHLRVCLEGGYHVLDESTMYISDQRPTARQLWKQPVGILEVGILSAQGLLPMKMKDGRGSTDPYCVAKYGQKWVRTRTILDTLSPKWNEQYTWEVYDPCTVITLGVFDNCHLGGGEKQTSTARNGARDSRIGKVRIRLSTLEAHRMYTRSYPLLVLQPNGVKKMGELQLAVRFTTLSIANLIYVYGQPLLPKMHYLHPFTVNQVDNLRYQAMNIVAVRLGRAEPPLRKEVVEYMLDVDSHMWSMRRSKANFFRIMSLLSGIFSMNRWFADVCNWKNSVTTVLVHILFLILIWYPELILPTLFVYMFLIGMWNYRFRPRHPPHMDTKLSWAETVHPDELDEEFDTFPSSRPHDIVRMRYDRIRSVAGRIQTVVGDIATQGERFQSLLSWRDPRATSIFILFCLCAAVVLYVTPFRVVSLVAGLYYLRHPRFRSKLPSAPCNFFKRLPARTDSLL; from the coding sequence ATGAAGCTGGTAGTAGAAGTGGTAGATGCTCATGGTCTTATGCCCAAAGACGGCGAAGGATCTGCAAGTCCATTTGTAGAAGTCGATTTTGTGAACAAGCTTAGCCGAACCAAAACCATTCCGAAAAATCTCAATCCCATCTGGAACCAGAAACTTTTCTTTGATATTGACCAAACCAGAAACTTCCATCACCAAACCATTGAAGTCTCTGTGTTCAACGAGAGGAGATCGCCTATTCCTGGCCGAAACTTCCTTGGAAGAGTGAGAATTCCTTGCTCGAACATTGTCCAGAAAAGTGAGGAAGCTTACCAAAGATTCCCTCTTGAAAACAAGTGGTTTTTCTCAGCTGTCAAGGGCGAGATTGGCCTAAAAGTCTATATTTCTCTAGAATCTGAACCGAAAGCTCCTCCATATTCTCCACCACAACTACTAGAAGCCTCTCCTTCCAAGTCTCAACCCCAGCCACCTGAAAACCCAACTTCTAGTCCCTCTGCTCCTCCAAATACAGAGAACACAAAATCCAATAGGAAAGTATTGGCTGCTATTCCGAAAGAAAAAGAGTTCAAACAAAAACAAGCTGAAGTAAGATCAACTGAAACATCCCACCACATACACAAGCATCAAGTTCTGCAGCAACCAGGCATATCGGTAGCAACACAACCTCAAGGTTTCCCACCAACCATGCAGCCAGCTCACTCAGAAGCTCATCATATTCATAACCAGCAAGGCGACGATGAATTGAAGGACACCAGCCCGCAACTTGGCGAAAGGTGGCCAAATGGTGGAGCCTACGGAGGAAGAGGATGGATGAGTGGTGGCGAAAGATTTACAAGCACTTATGACCTTGTTGAGCAGATGTTTTATCTGTATGTTCGAGTTGTTAAAGCCAAAGACCTCCCTCCCAGCTCCATTACTGGAAGCTGTGATCCTTACGTGGAAGTAAAGTTGGGGAACTACAAGGGAAGAACAAAGCATTTCGAGAGGAAAATGAACCCAGAGTGGAAccaggtgtttgctttctcaaaagaccGAATCCAGTCATCGGTGGTGGAAGTTTTTATCAAAGATAAAGAGATGATTGGAAGAGATGATTATCTTGGAAGGGTGGTTTTTGACTTGAATGAGGTTCCGACCAGAGTTCCGCCTGACAGCCCGCTTGCTCCTCAGTGGTACAGGCTGGAGCACCGCCGCGGGGAAGGAATGGTTAGAGGTGAGATCATGCTTGCAGTCTGGATGGGAACACAGGCTGACGAAGCATTTCCAGATGCATGGCATTCGGATGCTGCAGGCGTCTATGGTGAGGGTGTGTTTAATATTCGATCCAAGGTATATGTATCACCAAAACTTTGGTACCTGAGGGTGAATGTGATTGAAGCTCAGGATGTGCTGCCTAACGACAGAAGCCGCCTCCCAGAAGTCTTTGTCAAAGCTCAGGTTGGAAACCAAGTGCTCAGAACCAAGATATGCCCAAGTCGGACTGCGAATCCACTGTGGAATGAAGATTTAGTCTTTGTTGCAGCTGAGCCTTTTGAGGAGCAGCTGGTTGTTACAGTTGAAGATCGAGTCCACCCTTCGAAAGATGAGGTGTTGGGGAAGATAAGCATGCCAATTGATGCGTTTGAGAAGCGGCTTGACCACAGGCCAGTTCTTTCGCGCTGGTTCAATCTCGAGAAGTATGGATTTGGTGTGTTGGAGCCTGACAGGAGGAAGGAGCTCAAGTTTTCAAGCAGGATACACCTGAGAGTTTGTCTTGAAGGCGGATATCACGTGCTAGATGAGTCAACAATGTACATAAGCGATCAGAGGCCAACGGCGAGGCAGCTATGGAAGCAGCCTGTTGGGATTTTGGAAGTTGGTATTCTTAGTGCACAAGGCCTTCTTCCAATGAAGATGAAGGACGGCCGAGGGAGCACAGATCCTTATTGTGTGGCTAAGTACGGCCAGAAATGGGTTCGCACCAGAACAATTCTCGACACATTGAGTCCTAAATGGAATGAGCAATACACATGGGAAGTGTATGATCCCTGCACAGTGATCACACTGGGAGTTTTTGACAACTGCCACCTTGGTGGAGGTGAGAAGCAAACATCAACTGCACGTAACGGAGCAAGAGATTCGCGAATTGGGAAGGTGCGTATTCGATTATCAACACTTGAAGCTCATCGGATGTATACGCGTTCGTATCCTCTCCTAGTTCTGCAGCCTAATGGAGTAAAGAAAATGGGCGAGCTTCAACTAGCTGTTCGATTTACCACCCTCTCTATAGCTAACTTGATATATGTTTACGGGCAACCCTTGTTGCCAAAAATGCATTACTTGCATCCTTTCACAGTGAACCAAGTCGATAATCTACGATACCAAGCAATGAACATCGTAGCGGTAAGACTTGGCAGAGCTGAACCGCCTCTGAGAAAAGAAGTGGTGGAGTACATGCTAGATGTTGATTCCCACATGTGGAGCATGAGGAGAAGCAAGGCCAACTTCTTTCGAATTATGTCATTGCTTTCTGGTATATTTTCCATGAACCGGTGGTTTGCTGATGTATGCAACTGGAAGAACTCCGTGACCACTGTTCTTGTTCACATTCTCTTTCTGATACTGATCTGGTATCCAGAGTTGATACTTCCAACTCTTTTTGTCTACATGTTCCTCATCGGAATGTGGAACTACAGGTTCAGGCCTAGACATCCTCCTCATATGGATACCAAGCTTTCATGGGCAGAGACAGTTCACCCAGACGAGCTCGATGAAGAGTTTGACACATTTCCGAGCTCTAGACCCCACGATATAGTTCGAATGAGGTACGACCGGATCAGAAGCGTAGCGGGAAGGATACAGACAGTTGTCGGTGACATAGCAACTCAAGGGGAGAGATTTCAGTCGCTACTCAGCTGGAGAGACCCAAGAGCAACCAGCATTTTCATACTGTTCTGTCTTTGTGCAGCTGTGGTGCTTTACGTGACTCCGTTCAGGGTGGTTTCTTTGGTTGCAGGGTTGTATTACTTGAGGCACCCCAGATTCCGGAGCAAGCTGCCTTCTGCACCCTGCAATTTCTTCAAGAGACTTCCCGCTCGGACCGACAGCTTACTATGA